CTGAATAGTAGGCAAGTGCAGCTCCTGCTGCAGCACATAAAAGACCTGTAAGAAAAACCTGATGTCCTGAATACAATTTCATGTCGTTCTGGCTCCGTTCTGTTTTAATCTGAATGTATTTAGTTACAGGAACCTCATAAACAATAGAAATCCTGAGGTTCCTGTGAGCTCCATTTTAATTTAGTTTATCATGAACGTAAAGCCGAGCTTTGCATAAACATAAGATTCTGTTTCCGGATAAAGAATCATGCCTCCGTTAAAGTTGAGGAGGGTACTGCTTGCACCGAGATATGTGTTGAAGGCAAATCCTGCATCAAAGGCTCTTTTGTTGTCCCGAAGGTTTTCTGAGAACAGGATGGTATTATCATCGCTGTCCTTGTATTCAAAACTGCAGCTTCCGAATGTACTCTGAATGGCTCCGTAAATACCGGCTGTATAGGTTTTAGTGGTTTTTGCGATTGTAATTCCGTTTTTCCAGAGTTTCTCGTCCTGTTTTCCTTCTGAATCAGTAATGGAGACCGGCTTGAAAATTAAATTGGAATTTGCTCCGATATAAAGTCCGTTAAAGTCAAATCCTGCCATAATTCCAATTCCGATACCGTTACCGCAGTCTGCTCCGAAAGGTTCAAAAACAGGAATGTTGGAAGAGGCCAGCCTGAAGGTTGCTCCATAATTAAAGCTTGAGTCTGCCGTGATTTCAATTTTGTCCTGAAGTTTTGCACTGAAACTTAAACCGAAAGAGTTTGTCTCTTTTATGAAACTCTGGAATTTAAGTCCAAGCTCAACATGCTCTCCGCCTGCAGACAGGAAGATGTCCAGCGGAACTGCATAAAAAGATTCATTCTGTTCCGTTACAGGACCATGGAAATATGCTCCTGAAGAAAATCCCGCAAGAATTGTAAGGTCAGGGTATGGAAGAGGAAGGCTGAATGCTCCTAAACCTGAACCGTCATTTGTCATTGTAAGGGCAGGGTAAGAAATTGATGAATCTACTTTAAATGTGCAGGATGCAGATTTTCCGCCGGCATAGAGAACTGCCGTATATGTTCCGTCATAGACGATGTAGCCTTCGTCATCAGAACCATCCCATGTGTATGCGTAATCCCATGTTGTAAATGAGAACTGTTTTTCTGCATAAACGTTACCTTCGCTGTCTTTAATTACGAGGCTGCCGTTTTCCGGAGCAGTAACGCTGAACTGAATGTCAATTTTTCCGAGGGCCCCCTTGTTTTCCGGATTAAAGACTTTTTTTGAAGGAGAAATAGACGTAATGTTGAATTCTGCTTTTTTCAGTTCTATATTAAAAGTTTTTGTTTCCCTTCTTGAAATATAGAAAGTCTGCGTGTATTTTTCGTATCCGAATTTGGCTGCAGAAATCGTGTGGCTTCCTTCGTCAATTTCAATCCGGTTTCCGGAAAAGCTGGAACCGTCCATATAAATATCTGCACCGTTTACGGAACAGGAAACATTAACCCAGGCAGAAATACTTTCAAGATCAAGAATGAAGCTTTTTGTTTCGCCTTTATTTACATAGAAGGTTAATTCTTTTGCCGCATAGTGGGTCTTTGTGATTCTAAGGGTGTGCCGGCCTGCTGAAACTTTTTGAGAATACATCGGGGTGGAACCGGCATATTTACCGTCTATGTAAACTGATGCTCCATATACATTAGTGTCAACTTTTACAAAAGAATCGGAAGACGTCTGGTTTTCGAGAACCAGAGGTTTCACTTTTGCTGCATTTTGAGAATTAATGGATACTGATGAGAAAATCATCAGCAGGGTAATAAATGTTTTTATACGCATGGTTTAATTTTACCTTAAAACTAAAATAAAATCAGCAGTCTGTAAGCTTTTCCAGTTTTGTTCCTTCTTCAAGGAGGTCGTTTTCTAAAAAACTGAAATAACCTTCCCTGGAAATTATAATGTGGTCAAGGAACTTTATTCCCAGTACGAGGGCGGCTTCCTGAAGTACCTGTGTTGACTGGAAGTCCGCCTTGCTTGGCCTGCAGGTACCGCCGGGATGATTGTGGCAGCATATTATTGCCGAAGCATGTTCAGCAACAGCCTGGGCAAATACTTCCCTGGAGTGAACGATGGTTTTGTTTACGGTTCCTGTGGATACTGTCCGGATGCTCAGGATTTCTCTTGAGCCGTTCAGTGTTACCGTAATGAAATGTTCTACCGGGTCAAGGGTGTAATGCTGCAGATACTGAATCAGGTCAGAGGAGCGGGTAATTACATTTTTTAAATGCCTGAATCTTCTTTTTCCGAATTCAACTACCGCTGCTATCGTAAGGGCGCGGCTTATTCCTATTCCTGTAATTTCAATAAGGTTTTGAAGCAGGGAATCTTCGTTTGAAGCGTTAATAACCTGCAGGACTTTTGCAGATAATTTTTCTACAGGGCAGTTTCTCGTTCCCTTTCCAAGTATGAGCATAAGAAGTTCTTCGTCTGACGGAAAGGACATTCCGTTGGCAAGAGTAAGTTCCCTGATCTGCGGTTTTGCAAGTTCCGTTGTGGCAGTGTTTTCTGTTGCAGTGAGCATGATATCCTCCTGCTATATAAATTTCACTGTTTTTTTAAAATCACCACAATTTTTGAATTTTTTTTTGTATTTAATGGGAACAGGTAATAACAAGTTTTGTAATCTCTGGACAGGAAGAGGATTTGTCGTAACCTGAAAGTGCCCAAAGAGTGCAGTTTTGAGAAACAGTTATTGATGAATTATTTGCAGTGGTTTCAATATTAGCGCCTGCTTCATTTTTTTGTTCAATCATTTCCGGAATATAAGGATAATAACCTGATTCATCGGGGGAAGAGGAAGTGTCGAATTCTTCAAAAGAGTAGTATATTCTGACCCAGTTGTTTTCAGGATATGTAGACAGGCGGATTTTTGAACCGGCAGGTATTTCTGCAGAATCTATGAGTTCTTCTTCTCCTGAATAGAATTTTACCGGCATAGGGTAGTAAACGCTGTACAGGTCATTTTTATCTATAGCCGTAGAGTCTGTCAGGGATTCAATTACATTTTCAACTGAGTCAGGAATTTCTGAAAAAAAATCAAAGCCGGTTTCTTCTTCAAGGCTGTCGATGGATACTCTGTAATTGTCCCAGGTGTTTTCAAGGCAGGAAGGATTGTTTGGAATTTTTACAGCTATTGTCCTTGTGTTTTTCGTTATGCGGTCTATATCATCCGTTCCTTCTGTAAGTACAAGAATTACTTTCCAGGTGTACGAGGGAATGTTTATGCCGTTCCATTCCGTACGGAATATTCCGTTTCTGTTTGCAGCTCCTGTTCCTGACGGGCCTGAGATTATGTAAAGTTCTTTGCCGCTTTTTGCAAGATTTCTGCAGTAGCTTTCAAGACTTGCCCATGTGCCGCCGTTATTCTGATTTGTCTGGGGAACCATGTTTGCCATGGTAAAGGTTTCTTCATTGACCTGTGCATCAGAGGTTCTGTCTGCTGAAGGGCACATGTGTCCTCTGTCATAGCCTGAGCCTTTGTAGGAAGAGGCCGTGTTTTTATTGAATGTGTCAGGAATGTTTTCTTCTTCATGAAAAGAATCTGCATCGTTTCTTCCTGAACTTCCCATATCTGAGGAACACAGGTGCCAGCTTACCCAGTTAGGATTTCTTGTTGAATTATTATAGCTTAATGCAAAGGTATTTTTTATAACAAGATAGTTGTCTTTCTGCTCAGGATTCTGTTCCGCAGAAGACGGATTGCCCATGTAAAGGGCTGTATTTTCTTTTTGACCGGTTTCCGTATTCTGTTTTTTTGAATCAGGAGAATTCTGTGAGCAGGAATAAAAGCCGGTCATAAAAATCAGTGAAAGAGAAAAAAATAAAAATACCTTCTGATTCACTGATTTTTTCATGGTCTGATTCCTTATTATTCTGAATATTTTTTTTCTTCGAGAGCATTTTCTACGGTATCAGGAAGAGCTGCAAAGAAGTCGTAGCCGGTAATTTTTTCAATTTCATCGATGGTACAGATGTATGACTTCCAGTCAGAACCTACGTTATGTCTGTTTGGAATCTTTACGGCAATTACAGTGGTGTTTTCTGCCGTAATGCGGGTGCGGTCATTTTCTCCGCTTTTGAAGGCTATGATGATTTTCCAGGTTGAAGTTGGAACTTTTATGCATATTCCGTCTGTAGGAGTTGTTTTGCCGGAAAGGTATGTAACTTCATCTCCGTTTTTATCTGTTGCTTTTAAGTCGTCTTTATAATATGGACCAGAGAAAATATAAGCTTCATTTGCACCACTGGAAACAAGGGTTCTTTCGTAGTTTTCTAATGTTGCCCAGACTTTCTGATTATTGTTGGCTGTCTGTGGAACTATGTTTGTTGTATAGAATGTGCCCTTTGAATCTTCATCGTTACTGTTTCTGTCAGCATTAGGACACATATGACCTCTGTCAAAGTTACCGTTTGTGTAGTCGGTATGTCTTACTTTGTAAAATTCGTCAGGAAGTTTCGGGTTCTGCATGAAATCTCCGTCGTAGCGTCCGCTTCCTAAATCGGTAGAACACAGGTGCCATCCAACCCAGTTTGGATTGTGAGTCTCGTTATTGAACGAAACGGTGTAAGTGGCTTCTTCAAGAAGGTAGTTGGTAAGATAGTCTGCGGCATTTGAATCTGTCGTTGCATTGCTCGGGTTGCCAAAATAAAGGGCGGTGTTTTCTGTTCCCGAAATAGAATAGCTTGCTGAATATCTTTTAGAAAGGTTACCGGCAGCATCCTGGGCAACGACATATACGGTATGGTTTGCGGTTATAGTACATGATGAAGCTTTTGTTGTTATACTGCTTGTCGGATATTTATTTACATTTAATCGTGAATTATCGAGTATATAGTAGAAAGATACACCTTTGGTTTCACAGCTGAAGTTTATTTCTGTTCCTGCGTCTATAACTCCTGCTTCAGGATAAAATGTAATTTCTCCTATTTCTACAGTTTCATCGGATGTGTCTTTGCATGATGTAAATATGGATGTAGAAATCAAAATTAAAGCTGTAGAAAATAGTAGTGTTATCTTTTTCATGTTCATTACCTCTTACATAAAGCTTCGGCTGCAGATGCATGTTTTAGATTGCGGTTGCATAAGATTAATTTTTTTGCCGAGAGTAAAATTATATACCTGTATTATGAATTTGCAATAAAAAAATCTTAAGTATTTTTTAATATTTATTAGAAGAGATAAATTCAGGAAAGAAGATGTTAAGGGAATATAAAAAAAGGGATGTCCAATAAGTTCAAAAAATGTCATTTTCGGGCTCCGACCCGAAAATCTATTTAATTACAATACAAGAGATTGCCGTGTCGAGCACGGCAATGACTTATACTTATTGGTCATCCCCTTTTTGGTATAACAGGGCTTTTAATTCAGATCTTGCAGGAAAATTATTTTATGTTTTTGATGTCGTTTTCTGACAGGCCTGTACATTTGATAACTGTCTGCAGGGAAACCCCTTCCCGCAGGAGTTTACCGGCTGTTTCAACAGCGTTCTGACGGGCACCTTCAGCTCTGCCAGTTTCCCTTCCTTCAGCAAGTCCCTGGGTCCTGCCAGCTTCCCTTCCTTCAGCAAGGCCGGCTTCGCGGGCATATTCCTTTTCTTCTTCAAGTATGTCCATAAAATACATGTATTCATCCTCCATCTCGGGTCTGGATTTTGCACGGAGGGTGTTTTCTTCAAGAAGTTTTGAGAAAGAAGAAGTGGCTTTGGATTCATAAATAAAACGCAGTACGTCCCTTAGTTCTTCGTCCTGAACCCTGCTCCATGCACTTGAATTATAAAATACGGCATGGGTTTTGTCATCATAAATCAGTGCGTCTGTTTCTGTAAAACGGTTCTTCTTCGTGTATACGGGCAGTCCCATTCCGAAAGGATCCTCTTCACAGATGAAGACGATGTAGGTTTCCTTAAGGTTCCTGAATTTAGTGCGGCGCCTTACGGTTGCTACGTCACAGGCTCCCTGATAGTAGCGGGCCCTCAGCAGCAGGTCATCATAGTTGCCGGTCTGGATTTCTATGTCAAAGATTCTGTCGGAATCCTTAACGTAGACATCAAGCCTGATTCCCCTGGATTCGTAATAGTTTTCGATGGTCTTTTCTGATTCAATGTATTCAATTTTTTCGACTTTAATTTTAAGAAGAATCTCAAGCATCTTTCTGCAGATTTCTTCATTTTTCATAACCTTGCAGAAGATAAAGTTGTCCTTAAAAGTCAGGTCCTTCCATGGTCTGGTGAATTGTCCGTTCATGATTTTTACAGCTCCTTTTTTATATATTTTTACATATATATATTTTCACTGAATTTTCAAAATCACCACAAATACAGTCTTCTTTTGCAGTTTTTTCATGGTGAATCTAAAATTTATCTGCAGTATAAAATTGCATGAATGTTAAAAAAAATTAATTGCAAATATCTGACTATGGTATATAATTGATATTCCGCCCTTGATTGAGGGCAGATAAAAGAAAATAAAAAGGGGGATGTGTAATGAAAATTAACACAAATGGTCTTTTTAGAACTTTGTTGCTTGCGGCAGCCTCTATTGTCGCATTAGGATCATGTTCTGGAGGAGGCGGAGGAAGCTCATCCGTTCATATTGAACCGGTTACATTCAGCATTGAAAGTGGCAGAATTCCACAGAATCAGACTGTAAAACTCTCAACAGAGACTGAAGACGCTGATATCGGATGGTCATATACTGAATTTACAGAAAGCGATTGGGATGAAGCTATTTTGAATGCAAATTCAGAAATTACAATAACAGATGACTGTACAGTTTATGC
Above is a window of Treponema rectale DNA encoding:
- a CDS encoding DNA/RNA non-specific endonuclease, which produces MKKSVNQKVFLFFSLSLIFMTGFYSCSQNSPDSKKQNTETGQKENTALYMGNPSSAEQNPEQKDNYLVIKNTFALSYNNSTRNPNWVSWHLCSSDMGSSGRNDADSFHEEENIPDTFNKNTASSYKGSGYDRGHMCPSADRTSDAQVNEETFTMANMVPQTNQNNGGTWASLESYCRNLAKSGKELYIISGPSGTGAANRNGIFRTEWNGINIPSYTWKVILVLTEGTDDIDRITKNTRTIAVKIPNNPSCLENTWDNYRVSIDSLEEETGFDFFSEIPDSVENVIESLTDSTAIDKNDLYSVYYPMPVKFYSGEEELIDSAEIPAGSKIRLSTYPENNWVRIYYSFEEFDTSSSPDESGYYPYIPEMIEQKNEAGANIETTANNSSITVSQNCTLWALSGYDKSSSCPEITKLVITCSH
- a CDS encoding DNA/RNA non-specific endonuclease encodes the protein MKKITLLFSTALILISTSIFTSCKDTSDETVEIGEITFYPEAGVIDAGTEINFSCETKGVSFYYILDNSRLNVNKYPTSSITTKASSCTITANHTVYVVAQDAAGNLSKRYSASYSISGTENTALYFGNPSNATTDSNAADYLTNYLLEEATYTVSFNNETHNPNWVGWHLCSTDLGSGRYDGDFMQNPKLPDEFYKVRHTDYTNGNFDRGHMCPNADRNSNDEDSKGTFYTTNIVPQTANNNQKVWATLENYERTLVSSGANEAYIFSGPYYKDDLKATDKNGDEVTYLSGKTTPTDGICIKVPTSTWKIIIAFKSGENDRTRITAENTTVIAVKIPNRHNVGSDWKSYICTIDEIEKITGYDFFAALPDTVENALEEKKYSE
- a CDS encoding PEGA domain-containing protein, with protein sequence MRIKTFITLLMIFSSVSINSQNAAKVKPLVLENQTSSDSFVKVDTNVYGASVYIDGKYAGSTPMYSQKVSAGRHTLRITKTHYAAKELTFYVNKGETKSFILDLESISAWVNVSCSVNGADIYMDGSSFSGNRIEIDEGSHTISAAKFGYEKYTQTFYISRRETKTFNIELKKAEFNITSISPSKKVFNPENKGALGKIDIQFSVTAPENGSLVIKDSEGNVYAEKQFSFTTWDYAYTWDGSDDEGYIVYDGTYTAVLYAGGKSASCTFKVDSSISYPALTMTNDGSGLGAFSLPLPYPDLTILAGFSSGAYFHGPVTEQNESFYAVPLDIFLSAGGEHVELGLKFQSFIKETNSFGLSFSAKLQDKIEITADSSFNYGATFRLASSNIPVFEPFGADCGNGIGIGIMAGFDFNGLYIGANSNLIFKPVSITDSEGKQDEKLWKNGITIAKTTKTYTAGIYGAIQSTFGSCSFEYKDSDDNTILFSENLRDNKRAFDAGFAFNTYLGASSTLLNFNGGMILYPETESYVYAKLGFTFMIN
- a CDS encoding JAB domain-containing protein, with product MLTATENTATTELAKPQIRELTLANGMSFPSDEELLMLILGKGTRNCPVEKLSAKVLQVINASNEDSLLQNLIEITGIGISRALTIAAVVEFGKRRFRHLKNVITRSSDLIQYLQHYTLDPVEHFITVTLNGSREILSIRTVSTGTVNKTIVHSREVFAQAVAEHASAIICCHNHPGGTCRPSKADFQSTQVLQEAALVLGIKFLDHIIISREGYFSFLENDLLEEGTKLEKLTDC
- a CDS encoding Rpn family recombination-promoting nuclease/putative transposase, whose protein sequence is MNGQFTRPWKDLTFKDNFIFCKVMKNEEICRKMLEILLKIKVEKIEYIESEKTIENYYESRGIRLDVYVKDSDRIFDIEIQTGNYDDLLLRARYYQGACDVATVRRRTKFRNLKETYIVFICEEDPFGMGLPVYTKKNRFTETDALIYDDKTHAVFYNSSAWSRVQDEELRDVLRFIYESKATSSFSKLLEENTLRAKSRPEMEDEYMYFMDILEEEKEYAREAGLAEGREAGRTQGLAEGRETGRAEGARQNAVETAGKLLREGVSLQTVIKCTGLSENDIKNIK